In Formosa haliotis, the sequence TTGTAAATCGTAACCTAAATCTTTAATTCTTAATAATAATTTATCAAGTTCTATTTTAATAATTTGGTTAAGATCTTCTTTTTCTAAGGTGTTAAATACAATAACATCATCAATTCTGTTTAAGAATTCTGGAGAGAAGGCTTTCTTTAAAGCGCTTTCTATAACTCCTCTAGTATTGGCGTCTTCTTGTGCTTTTTGAGATGCTGTACCAAATCCAATTCCTGTACCGAAATCTTTCAATTTACGAGCACCAATGTTAGAGGTCATGATGATAATTGTGTTTCTAAAATCAATTTTACGACCTAAACTGTCGGTTAAGAATCCATCATCTAACACTTGAAGCATCATGTTGAATACATCTGGATGCGCCTTTTCAATTTCATCTAAAAGTACTACAGCGTATGGTTTACGACGAATTTTCTCGGTTAATTGTCCGCCTTCTTCATAACCTACGTATCCTGGAGGTGCACCTACTAATCTAGAAATTGCGAATTTCTCCATGTATTCGCTCATATCTATTCTAACAAGGGCATCTTCGCTGTCAAATAATTGCTTTGCAAGTACTTTGGCTAATTGCGTTTTACCCACACCTGTTTGTCCTAAAAATATGAAGGAACCAATAGGTTTGTTAGGGTCTTTTAGTCCGGCACGGTTACGCTGAATGGCTTTTACCACCTTAGAAACGGCATCGTCTTGACCAATTACTTTTCCTTTAATTAGTTCTGGTAAACGGGCAAGCTTGTTACTTTCTGTTTGTGCAATTCGGTTAACAGGAATCCCCGTCATCATAGAAACGACATCGGCTACATTGTCTTCTGTTACAACTTCGCGATGTTGTTTAGTTTCTTCTTCCCATTTTTCTTGCGCTACTGCTAATTCCTTTTCAAGACGTTTTTCGTCGTCTCGTAATTTCGCAGCTTCCTCGTATTTCTGCTTTTTAACTACAGATGTTTTGGTGTCTCTAACTTTTTCTAACTCTTTTTCAAGTTCTAGAATTTGTTTCGGCACGTTTATATTTATAATGTGCACACGAGACCCAGCTTCATCTAAAGCATCAATAGCTTTGTCTGGTAAGAAACGTTCGGTCATGTAACGATTTGTAAGTTTTACACAAGCTTCTATAGCCTCTGGTGTATAATTTACATTGTGATGACTTTCGTATTTATCTTTAATATTATTTAATATTTCTATAGTTTCTTCTACCGTTGTAGGTTCTATAATTACCTTTTGAAAGCGACGTTCTAAGGCGCCATCTTTTTCGATGTACTGTCTGTATTCATCTAAAGTTGTTGCACCAACACATTGAATTTCTCCACGTGCTAAAGCCGGTTTAAACATGTTGGAAGCATCTAAACTTCCTGTTGCCCCACCAGCACCAACAATGGTATGAATTTCGTCTATGAAAAGAATAATATCATCATTCTTTTCTAATTCATTCATAACCGCTTTCATACGTTCTTCAAACTGTCCGCGATATTTTGTGCCAGCAACTAGGCTGGCTAAATCTAGAGTTACCACGCGCTTGTTAAATAGAATTCTAGAAACTTTACGTTTTACAATTCTATTTGCCAAACCTTCCGCAATAGCAGATTTACCAACTCCAGGTTCTCCAATTAAAAGCGGGTTGTTCTTTTTACGACGACTAAGTATTTGTGATACACGTTCAATTTCTTTTTCACGACCAACAACAGGATCTAGTTTCCCTTCTTCGGCCATGGCAGTTAAATCACGACCAAAATTATCTAAAACAGGAGTTTTAGATTTTTTGTTGGTTTTACTTGTAGGAGAATTGAACAAGTTATCTTTTGTAGCATCGTCATCGCTCGCACTATCGTCTTGGAACGATTCTGCTTTTGGTTCTATATA encodes:
- a CDS encoding ATP-dependent Clp protease ATP-binding subunit, whose amino-acid sequence is MDDNFSPRVKDVIAYSKEEALRLGHDFIGTEHLMLGLLRDGNGKAINILNALDIDLNHLRRKVEILSPANPTLTAISNEKKNLHLTRQAERALKTTFLEAKLFQSNSINTAHLLLCILRNENDPTTKLLNKLKVDYDNVKEQFKLMITNDDNYIEPKAESFQDDSASDDDATKDNLFNSPTSKTNKKSKTPVLDNFGRDLTAMAEEGKLDPVVGREKEIERVSQILSRRKKNNPLLIGEPGVGKSAIAEGLANRIVKRKVSRILFNKRVVTLDLASLVAGTKYRGQFEERMKAVMNELEKNDDIILFIDEIHTIVGAGGATGSLDASNMFKPALARGEIQCVGATTLDEYRQYIEKDGALERRFQKVIIEPTTVEETIEILNNIKDKYESHHNVNYTPEAIEACVKLTNRYMTERFLPDKAIDALDEAGSRVHIININVPKQILELEKELEKVRDTKTSVVKKQKYEEAAKLRDDEKRLEKELAVAQEKWEEETKQHREVVTEDNVADVVSMMTGIPVNRIAQTESNKLARLPELIKGKVIGQDDAVSKVVKAIQRNRAGLKDPNKPIGSFIFLGQTGVGKTQLAKVLAKQLFDSEDALVRIDMSEYMEKFAISRLVGAPPGYVGYEEGGQLTEKIRRKPYAVVLLDEIEKAHPDVFNMMLQVLDDGFLTDSLGRKIDFRNTIIIMTSNIGARKLKDFGTGIGFGTASQKAQEDANTRGVIESALKKAFSPEFLNRIDDVIVFNTLEKEDLNQIIKIELDKLLLRIKDLGYDLQLSEKATSFIADKGFDKQYGARPLKRAIQKYVEDALAEEIITSKIHEGDVILMDLDEANQELVITIEKQENPTES